A single genomic interval of Streptomyces sp. NBC_00663 harbors:
- a CDS encoding PP2C family protein-serine/threonine phosphatase — translation MKHGLRPMGGGRRRGPVVRVPRPAREYDVPRRHQLLRVRGRSVAWVPPLLMLVAIAAIDFNTAGEFRMISWVVLVPGIAAAICGVWGTAVFAVLALVTYFVADTSYPSRYESSLPDFILVAVGGVLAVLACAVRVRGERHLLHMRDVADTTRRTVLRPLPPDWGGLDHAAVYLAADVEARVGGDFYDVQQGPHGTRVLVGDVQGKGLGAVEAAAALLGTFREAAYHEELGTVAERLEIRILRHGRHLTALGRDDGDRFATAVLIGFPDDERDVVDVVVFGHEPPLVVGPDGVRHLPAGHGLPLGLGELSDDGPPPVQRVPLGPAETLLITTDGVTEARDAEGRFYPLAAEVAAAVAADPRAAEPHRLVARVRDGTLRHSGGRLADDTTVFAVRRSLPGTSGTGTVRKGRLQS, via the coding sequence ATGAAGCACGGGCTGAGGCCGATGGGCGGGGGGCGGCGGCGCGGTCCGGTCGTCAGGGTGCCCAGACCCGCCCGGGAGTACGACGTCCCGCGCCGCCACCAGCTGCTGCGCGTCCGCGGGCGCAGTGTCGCCTGGGTGCCGCCGCTGCTGATGCTCGTCGCGATCGCGGCGATCGACTTCAACACGGCCGGCGAGTTCCGGATGATCTCCTGGGTGGTGCTGGTGCCCGGTATCGCCGCCGCGATCTGCGGGGTGTGGGGCACCGCGGTCTTCGCCGTGCTGGCACTCGTGACGTACTTCGTCGCCGACACGTCCTATCCCAGCCGGTACGAGAGTTCCCTGCCCGACTTCATCCTGGTCGCCGTCGGCGGCGTCCTCGCCGTTCTGGCCTGCGCGGTCCGGGTCCGCGGCGAGCGGCATCTGCTGCACATGCGGGACGTCGCCGACACCACCCGCCGCACCGTGCTGCGCCCCCTGCCACCGGACTGGGGCGGCCTCGACCACGCGGCCGTCTATCTCGCCGCCGACGTCGAGGCCCGGGTCGGCGGCGACTTCTACGACGTCCAGCAGGGCCCGCACGGCACCCGTGTCCTCGTCGGCGACGTCCAGGGCAAGGGGCTCGGCGCGGTGGAGGCGGCGGCGGCCCTGCTCGGCACCTTCCGCGAGGCGGCGTACCACGAGGAACTCGGCACGGTGGCCGAGCGCCTGGAGATCCGCATCCTGCGCCACGGCCGGCATCTCACCGCCCTCGGCCGCGACGACGGCGACCGCTTCGCCACCGCCGTCCTGATCGGCTTTCCCGACGACGAGCGGGACGTGGTGGACGTAGTCGTCTTCGGCCACGAGCCCCCGCTGGTCGTCGGCCCCGACGGCGTACGGCACCTGCCGGCCGGGCACGGACTCCCGCTCGGCCTCGGTGAACTCTCCGACGACGGGCCGCCGCCCGTGCAGCGCGTCCCCCTCGGCCCCGCCGAGACCCTCCTGATCACCACCGACGGTGTCACCGAGGCCCGGGACGCCGAGGGCCGCTTCTACCCGCTCGCCGCCGAGGTCGCTGCCGCCGTCGCCGCCGATCCGCGGGCCGCCGAACCCCACCGTCTGGTCGCCCGTGTCCGTGACGGCACGCTGCGGCACAGCGGTGGCCGTCTCGCCGACGACACCACGGTGTTCGCGGTCCGCAGATCGCTGCCCGGAACCAGTGGGACCGGAACCGTCCGAAAGGGACGTTTGCAGTCCTGA
- a CDS encoding SH3 domain-containing protein translates to MRTTPALRTLAAALLTGGTLVAAAAGTTAAAATPPTYADGHGGGGGSGGPIWGTIVSGVDLNVRAAPTTHSPVVAQLSPWSQDRVDCKVQGQRVNGNPYWYWLVGAQGWASAAFVDTGGRGVPSCADPCPQWKDGSWSNWDDPYENDSWNMTASGSWTFSGSFSWSVTGSLAVAPGGYPGG, encoded by the coding sequence ATGCGCACCACTCCGGCCCTGCGGACCCTGGCCGCGGCCCTGCTCACCGGCGGCACTCTCGTCGCCGCGGCAGCGGGCACCACGGCCGCAGCCGCCACCCCGCCGACCTACGCCGACGGACATGGCGGAGGCGGCGGATCCGGCGGTCCGATCTGGGGCACCATCGTCTCCGGCGTCGACCTCAACGTGAGAGCCGCGCCCACCACACATTCGCCCGTCGTCGCCCAGCTCTCACCCTGGAGCCAGGACCGTGTGGACTGCAAGGTCCAGGGGCAGCGGGTGAACGGCAACCCTTACTGGTACTGGCTCGTCGGCGCCCAGGGATGGGCGAGCGCCGCGTTCGTCGACACCGGCGGACGCGGGGTGCCGAGCTGCGCCGATCCGTGTCCCCAGTGGAAGGACGGCTCCTGGAGCAACTGGGACGACCCGTACGAGAACGACTCCTGGAACATGACGGCTTCCGGCTCCTGGACCTTCTCCGGCTCATTCAGCTGGAGCGTGACCGGATCCTTGGCCGTCGCCCCGGGCGGTTATCCGGGCGGGTGA
- a CDS encoding aminotransferase-like domain-containing protein, protein MDDYRAIADRLADDITAGRLKPGQRLMPQRQFARRRGIAGSTAGRVYAELVRRGLVVGEVGRGTFVRAAASDPTGRALIERASAAPVNMELNYPVVEGQSELLAPLLAPLLRPDVLAEALLPAAATGTAPAREAAAALLAPIGRRPEPGRVLFTGNARQAIAATLASLVRPGGRVGVEPLTYPLVKEIAARLGIVLVPLSADADGPLPESVLAVHRTAPLSALYLQPTLHNPTSLTMSDERRRQLAHVVGELGLPVVEDRIWSFLHPAAPDPLATHAPALVHVVDSLSKRVAPGLTVGFVVVPEHRVDAVAAAIRSGGWSAGRFALEAAVRVMAAGVVERLVEAKRADAALRQRIVGEELDGFAVRAHPQVFYAWWELPAPWRADTFTAAAAAHGIAVTPGPAFAVDPHRTPDAVRLGLASAAVPDLRRALRTLAGVARSGR, encoded by the coding sequence GTGGACGACTATCGGGCCATCGCCGACCGGCTGGCCGACGACATCACCGCCGGGCGGCTCAAGCCCGGCCAACGGCTCATGCCACAACGCCAGTTCGCCCGGCGGCGCGGGATCGCCGGATCGACGGCGGGACGCGTGTACGCCGAACTCGTACGGCGGGGCCTGGTCGTGGGGGAGGTCGGCCGCGGCACCTTCGTGCGGGCCGCCGCGAGCGACCCCACCGGCCGTGCCCTCATCGAGCGGGCGAGTGCCGCGCCGGTGAACATGGAGCTCAACTACCCGGTCGTGGAGGGGCAGTCCGAGCTGCTCGCCCCGCTCCTCGCGCCCCTGCTGCGGCCCGACGTCCTCGCCGAGGCGCTGCTCCCGGCCGCCGCCACCGGCACCGCGCCCGCGCGGGAGGCCGCGGCGGCCCTCCTCGCGCCCATTGGCCGGCGTCCCGAACCCGGCCGCGTGCTGTTCACCGGCAACGCCCGCCAGGCCATCGCCGCCACCCTCGCCTCCCTCGTCCGGCCCGGCGGCCGGGTCGGCGTCGAGCCGCTCACCTACCCCCTGGTCAAGGAGATCGCCGCCCGGCTCGGCATCGTCCTGGTGCCGCTGTCCGCCGACGCGGACGGGCCGCTGCCCGAGTCCGTCCTCGCCGTCCACCGCACGGCCCCGCTGTCCGCCCTCTACCTCCAGCCGACCCTCCACAACCCGACGTCCCTGACCATGAGCGACGAGCGACGGCGGCAACTCGCTCATGTCGTCGGCGAGTTGGGCCTGCCCGTCGTGGAGGACCGCATCTGGTCCTTCCTGCACCCGGCCGCCCCCGACCCGCTCGCCACCCACGCCCCCGCCCTCGTCCACGTCGTCGACAGCCTGTCCAAGCGGGTCGCGCCGGGGCTCACCGTCGGGTTCGTCGTCGTACCGGAGCACCGGGTCGACGCGGTCGCCGCCGCGATCCGGTCCGGCGGGTGGAGTGCGGGCCGGTTCGCGCTGGAGGCGGCCGTGCGGGTCATGGCGGCCGGGGTGGTGGAGCGGCTCGTCGAGGCGAAGCGGGCGGACGCGGCGCTGCGGCAGCGGATCGTCGGCGAGGAACTCGACGGGTTCGCCGTACGGGCCCATCCGCAGGTCTTCTACGCCTGGTGGGAACTGCCCGCGCCGTGGCGGGCCGACACCTTCACGGCCGCCGCGGCGGCGCACGGGATCGCCGTGACACCGGGGCCCGCGTTCGCCGTGGACCCGCACCGGACGCCGGACGCGGTCAGGCTCGGGCTTGCGTCGGCTGCGGTACCGGATCTGCGACGGGCGCTGAGGACACTTGCCGGCGTCGCGCGTAGCGGGCGGTGA
- a CDS encoding alpha/beta fold hydrolase: MTDPAPVVLIHGHPFDHTMWAPQIEAFSGGRRVIAPDLRGYGTSPVLPGVRGFPDFARDIAALLDTLRVPAAVLAGLSMGGQIVMDFHRQFPDRVRGLVLADTFPAPETPDGVEARNAMADRLLREGMRGYADEVLEKMVAPYATAEVKAHVHRMMTATSPEGAAAALRARALRPDYRDLLTRVKVPALVVVGADDEYTPVSDARAMHTALPDSELLVISGAAHMPNLERPEEFNAALGAFLTRIDGRS, encoded by the coding sequence ATGACCGATCCCGCGCCTGTGGTGCTGATCCACGGCCACCCCTTCGACCACACCATGTGGGCCCCGCAGATCGAGGCGTTCTCCGGCGGGCGCCGGGTGATCGCCCCCGACCTGCGCGGCTACGGCACCTCCCCGGTCCTGCCGGGCGTGCGCGGCTTTCCCGACTTCGCGCGGGACATCGCGGCGCTGCTGGACACACTGCGCGTCCCGGCCGCGGTGCTGGCGGGCCTTTCGATGGGCGGCCAGATCGTCATGGACTTCCACCGTCAGTTCCCGGACCGGGTCCGCGGCCTGGTCCTCGCCGACACGTTCCCGGCACCCGAGACCCCCGACGGCGTCGAGGCCCGCAACGCGATGGCGGACCGGCTGCTGCGCGAGGGCATGCGCGGGTACGCCGACGAGGTGCTGGAGAAGATGGTGGCCCCGTACGCGACCGCGGAGGTGAAGGCCCATGTCCACCGCATGATGACGGCGACCTCCCCCGAGGGCGCCGCGGCGGCCCTGCGCGCCCGTGCCCTGCGGCCCGACTACCGCGACCTGCTGACCCGGGTGAAGGTCCCCGCACTGGTCGTGGTCGGCGCGGACGACGAGTACACCCCGGTGTCCGACGCGCGGGCGATGCACACGGCACTCCCCGACTCCGAGCTGCTGGTGATCTCCGGGGCGGCCCATATGCCGAACCTGGAGCGGCCGGAGGAGTTCAACGCGGCGCTGGGGGCGTTCCTGACACGGATCGACGGCCGATCGTAG
- a CDS encoding endonuclease/exonuclease/phosphatase family protein: protein MTGETDVRAVPEKRGGRRAGVWLGGLLFAAVSVVVGCRTADTDALTPVPQLLAFLPWLLVPTGLGLLLALLARWWVGLVWGVALLGLLAWFIEPYGKTAEPDGRVLASLSVLTSNVEFGRGTGALVDVVRREKPDVVFVQECEYTCEAELKRTLGVAYPNRRTVPGAGSDGSEILSRYPLAAADPVPGTMGMPGAVADVDGHAVRLQLAHPMPPLPGQVDVWKRELGSLREFAARYAGTPLLLAGDFNASQDHAAFRHILDAGLRDAARLNGHPRTPSWPARTSPTLGAQIDHVLVSADFSATHARFLDLTDTDHRALLVELDLHQGG from the coding sequence ATCACGGGGGAAACCGATGTACGCGCTGTGCCGGAGAAGCGGGGAGGCAGACGGGCCGGGGTCTGGCTCGGCGGACTGCTGTTCGCCGCCGTGAGCGTGGTCGTCGGCTGCCGTACCGCCGACACGGACGCCCTCACCCCCGTGCCCCAGCTGCTGGCCTTTCTGCCGTGGCTGCTGGTGCCCACGGGGCTGGGACTGCTGCTCGCGCTGCTCGCGCGGTGGTGGGTGGGCCTGGTCTGGGGAGTGGCGCTGCTCGGCCTGCTGGCGTGGTTCATCGAGCCGTACGGGAAGACCGCCGAGCCCGACGGCAGGGTGCTCGCCTCGCTCAGTGTCCTCACCTCCAACGTCGAGTTCGGGCGTGGCACGGGCGCTCTGGTGGACGTCGTGCGCCGGGAGAAGCCGGACGTCGTGTTCGTCCAGGAGTGCGAGTACACCTGCGAGGCGGAGTTGAAGCGGACCCTCGGGGTCGCCTACCCGAACCGGCGAACCGTGCCGGGCGCGGGCTCCGACGGCTCGGAGATCCTCAGCCGCTACCCGCTCGCCGCGGCCGACCCGGTCCCGGGCACGATGGGGATGCCGGGAGCGGTGGCGGACGTGGACGGGCACGCCGTACGGCTCCAACTCGCCCATCCGATGCCACCGTTGCCGGGTCAGGTGGACGTGTGGAAGCGGGAGCTGGGATCGCTGCGGGAGTTCGCGGCACGGTACGCGGGCACACCGCTGCTGCTCGCCGGTGACTTCAACGCCTCGCAGGACCATGCCGCGTTCCGCCACATCCTCGACGCGGGTCTCCGCGATGCCGCGCGGCTGAACGGCCACCCTCGCACCCCCAGCTGGCCGGCCCGCACCTCCCCGACGCTGGGCGCGCAGATCGACCACGTCCTGGTGTCGGCGGACTTCTCCGCCACCCACGCCCGTTTCCTGGACCTGACCGACACCGACCACCGGGCGCTGCTGGTGGAGCTGGACCTGCACCAGGGCGGATGA
- a CDS encoding FUSC family protein, whose amino-acid sequence MSREFPIGLTPPDWLVRNLRSQPAPVNWAAVARASIAMTLPLAVGLAVGKVEYGALASMGALSGVIGDTADAYRMRILNIAIPQLFGAVGVTVGSLVFGHGWLAVAVVTLVALLSGMISTIGAVASVSGLLLLLNSVVGAGLPMPGQWWLAPLLMTGGGLLVLVLALLAWPLRSGVPERSAVADTYRTVATLMAACGTEEYDEARHAVTQSLNQSYDLILARRTRHHGRSPDLTRLLAQLNAITPVVEAAPAAHVTGEPLPPEVTEAVHHLASAVETGYPGPIALHLPTPTSETTRAVDHALRHAAEVVRTPDVDPAGLDDRLGRPAALRIRAARATRNVALSAASWRYGLRLALCIGVAQVLVSIIPVPRSYWVALTITFVLKPDFGSVFSRALLRALGTVAGLVIAAAVLSEVPRGWWDIPVMLLLAPLIPALTPRGYGYQTAAITPVILLLSDILNHQGTALLMPRLLDSLMGCGIALVAGYLLWPESWHTRVGDRLAKAVDDTATYVESAFGHDPKDPPARARLRRGLYRDLSVIRTEFQRALTEPPPTGRRAAAWWPLVVAVERIVDATTAARVRTKHGAPLPSEAEVGQVVLQLRELAEGVREAETLYAVRTDLTGPAGSVLEPLRQEVAAARAIASPR is encoded by the coding sequence ATGTCCAGAGAGTTCCCCATCGGCCTCACCCCTCCCGACTGGCTGGTCAGGAACCTCCGGTCCCAGCCGGCCCCGGTCAACTGGGCGGCCGTGGCCCGCGCCTCGATCGCGATGACCCTGCCACTGGCCGTCGGCCTGGCCGTCGGCAAGGTGGAGTACGGCGCCCTGGCCTCCATGGGCGCCCTGTCCGGCGTCATCGGCGACACCGCGGACGCGTACCGCATGCGCATCCTCAACATCGCGATCCCCCAGCTGTTCGGGGCGGTGGGCGTGACGGTCGGCTCGCTGGTGTTCGGCCACGGATGGCTGGCGGTCGCGGTGGTCACGCTCGTGGCGCTGCTCTCGGGAATGATCTCGACGATCGGCGCGGTGGCGTCGGTGTCCGGCCTGCTGCTGCTCCTCAACTCCGTGGTCGGAGCGGGGCTGCCGATGCCGGGCCAGTGGTGGCTGGCGCCGCTGCTGATGACCGGCGGCGGCCTGCTGGTGCTGGTCCTGGCGCTGCTGGCCTGGCCGTTGCGCTCCGGAGTGCCGGAACGGTCGGCGGTGGCGGACACCTACCGCACGGTCGCGACACTGATGGCGGCCTGCGGCACGGAGGAGTACGACGAGGCCCGGCACGCCGTCACCCAGTCCCTGAACCAGTCGTACGACCTCATCCTGGCCCGCCGCACCCGCCACCACGGCCGAAGCCCCGACCTGACCCGGCTGCTGGCCCAGCTGAACGCGATCACGCCGGTGGTGGAGGCGGCTCCTGCGGCGCACGTCACCGGCGAACCCCTTCCCCCGGAGGTCACCGAGGCGGTGCACCACCTGGCGTCGGCCGTGGAAACGGGCTACCCGGGCCCGATAGCCCTCCACCTGCCCACGCCCACCTCGGAGACGACCCGCGCGGTGGACCACGCGCTGCGCCACGCGGCGGAGGTGGTCAGGACCCCGGACGTCGACCCCGCCGGCCTCGACGACCGGCTGGGCCGCCCGGCGGCGCTGCGCATCCGTGCGGCGCGGGCGACCCGCAACGTGGCGCTGTCGGCGGCGTCCTGGCGCTACGGCCTGCGCCTGGCCCTCTGCATCGGCGTGGCCCAGGTGCTGGTCTCGATCATCCCGGTGCCCCGCTCGTACTGGGTGGCGCTGACCATCACGTTCGTCCTGAAACCGGACTTCGGCTCGGTGTTCTCCCGTGCGCTGCTCCGCGCGCTCGGCACGGTGGCGGGCCTGGTGATCGCGGCGGCGGTCCTCTCGGAGGTGCCGAGGGGCTGGTGGGACATCCCGGTGATGCTGCTCCTGGCCCCCCTGATCCCCGCCCTCACCCCACGTGGCTACGGCTACCAGACAGCCGCGATCACCCCGGTGATCCTGCTCCTCTCGGACATCCTGAACCACCAGGGCACAGCCCTGCTCATGCCCCGCCTCCTGGACTCCCTGATGGGCTGCGGCATCGCCCTGGTCGCGGGTTACCTGCTCTGGCCGGAGAGCTGGCACACACGAGTCGGCGACCGCCTGGCCAAGGCGGTGGACGACACCGCGACCTACGTGGAGTCGGCGTTCGGCCACGACCCGAAAGACCCCCCGGCCAGAGCCCGCCTGCGCCGCGGCCTCTACCGCGACCTCTCGGTCATCCGCACGGAATTCCAACGCGCCCTGACCGAACCGCCACCCACGGGCCGCCGGGCGGCGGCGTGGTGGCCGCTGGTGGTGGCGGTGGAGCGCATCGTCGACGCGACGACAGCGGCCCGAGTCCGCACCAAGCACGGCGCCCCCTTGCCCTCCGAGGCCGAGGTCGGCCAAGTGGTCCTCCAACTCCGGGAGCTGGCAGAAGGAGTCCGAGAGGCAGAAACCCTCTACGCAGTCCGCACGGACCTCACAGGCCCAGCGGGAAGCGTCCTGGAACCCCTGCGCCAGGAGGTAGCGGCGGCTCGGGCCATTGCTTCACCGCGCTGA
- the snpA gene encoding snapalysin encodes MRKHTYALAAVLTTAALGMAVPSASAAPATAGYTAKATTTDTTEAFFQAVLRSVAEKRAANPTSAAAVTVIYDASRAPTFSAQIARSTQIWNSAVSNVKLQSGSASSADFTYREGNDSRGSYASTDGHGSGYIFLDYAQNQQYDSTRVTAHETGHVLGLPDHYSGPCSELMSGGGPGTSCTNAQPNTTERSRVNQLWANGLAAAMDKALQKQTS; translated from the coding sequence ATGCGCAAGCACACGTACGCCCTCGCCGCCGTCCTCACAACGGCCGCACTCGGCATGGCGGTTCCGTCGGCGTCAGCGGCGCCGGCGACGGCCGGCTACACGGCGAAGGCCACGACGACGGACACCACGGAAGCCTTCTTCCAGGCGGTGTTGCGGTCCGTGGCGGAGAAGCGGGCCGCGAACCCGACCAGCGCCGCAGCAGTGACCGTGATCTACGACGCCTCCCGTGCCCCGACGTTCAGCGCCCAGATAGCGCGCAGCACCCAGATATGGAACAGCGCGGTCTCCAACGTGAAACTCCAGTCGGGCTCGGCCTCCTCGGCCGACTTCACCTACCGCGAGGGCAACGACTCCAGAGGCTCCTACGCCTCCACGGACGGCCACGGCAGCGGCTACATCTTCCTCGACTACGCCCAGAACCAGCAGTACGACTCCACCCGCGTGACGGCCCACGAAACCGGCCACGTCCTCGGCCTCCCCGACCACTACTCCGGCCCGTGCAGCGAACTCATGTCCGGCGGCGGCCCGGGCACGTCCTGCACCAACGCCCAGCCGAACACCACAGAACGCTCCCGAGTCAACCAACTCTGGGCCAACGGCCTGGCGGCGGCGATGGACAAGGCCCTACAGAAGCAGACCAGCTGA
- a CDS encoding LysR family transcriptional regulator yields MELEVRHLRALCAIADTGSLHRAARQLGVAQPSLSTQLRRIEQELGGALFRRERSGCRPTPLGRLVLSRARPLVAEMRSLVSEARAAAAGGPQLRVGSTASRALAGWLRRLRARGQEPTLHMDVSPNALLRMAADGQLDVVFVHEVEGSPLRIPEGLRLRVLVEREPQFVSLPADHPAVGKPVVGLPDLAHDRWMIDPTVDGEWDAVQRMFRGAGINPRVLYGDYHTAAALVATGEVVTVCQPSCLPRPEMAVRRLDGDPLGVRLLLAARTETDLDGVHPALEEAYWEAAREAPAYREWLERSAVPVPATPMTG; encoded by the coding sequence ATGGAGCTCGAGGTGAGGCATCTCCGTGCGCTGTGCGCCATAGCCGACACCGGCAGTCTGCACCGGGCGGCGAGACAACTGGGCGTTGCCCAGCCCTCGTTGAGCACCCAGCTGAGACGGATCGAGCAGGAGCTGGGCGGGGCGCTGTTCCGGCGGGAGCGTAGTGGGTGCCGGCCCACGCCCCTCGGGCGGCTCGTGCTCAGTCGGGCCCGGCCGCTTGTCGCGGAGATGCGCTCGCTCGTCTCCGAGGCGCGGGCCGCCGCCGCCGGGGGGCCGCAGCTGCGGGTCGGCTCCACCGCCAGCCGCGCGCTCGCCGGGTGGCTGCGGCGGCTGCGGGCGCGCGGGCAGGAACCGACCCTGCACATGGACGTCTCGCCCAACGCCCTGCTGCGCATGGCCGCCGACGGGCAGCTGGACGTCGTGTTCGTGCATGAGGTGGAGGGCTCGCCGCTGCGGATCCCCGAAGGGCTGCGACTGCGGGTGCTGGTGGAGCGGGAGCCCCAGTTCGTGTCCCTGCCCGCCGACCATCCGGCCGTCGGGAAGCCCGTCGTCGGGCTCCCCGATCTGGCGCACGACCGGTGGATGATCGACCCGACCGTCGACGGCGAATGGGACGCCGTGCAGCGGATGTTCCGCGGGGCCGGTATCAACCCCCGTGTGCTGTACGGGGATTACCACACCGCCGCCGCCCTCGTGGCCACCGGCGAGGTCGTCACCGTGTGCCAGCCGTCCTGTCTGCCCCGCCCCGAGATGGCCGTACGACGCCTCGACGGCGACCCGCTCGGGGTGCGGCTGCTGCTCGCCGCCCGGACGGAGACGGACCTCGACGGGGTACATCCCGCGTTGGAGGAGGCGTACTGGGAGGCGGCGCGGGAGGCGCCCGCGTACCGGGAGTGGCTGGAACGGTCCGCTGTCCCCGTCCCGGCCACCCCGATGACCGGTTGA
- a CDS encoding PhoX family protein — translation MRIPLPLISTPSSDGHQGGRSAMTCLYRCGNACFHEVPNTSGNEYVGDVIAGALSRRSMMRTAAVVTVAAAAGATVAAAPQAHAATGTAPATSYKPGRGSKAARGLRYTPVAPNTTDAVTVPDGYAQNVVIRWGEPILRGAPAFDAEKQTAAAQAGQFGYNNDFLALLPLDHGKQLLVANHEYTDEVLMFRGYDAANPTREQVEVAWAAHGLSAVVVEEDRRSGKLTAVPRHPLNRRVTATTEFRLTGPAAGSDLLKTSADPTGTKVLGTLNNCSGGTTPWGTTLHGEENFNQYFANSSSATDKRYGIGTGASERKWERFDKRFDVAQEPNEVHRFGYVVEFDPYDPTSTPRKHTALGRFKHEAATVRLTADGRPVVYSGDDERFDYFYKFVGSKKMKKGSGRAVREHNLSLLDEGTLYVAKLTGDSPAIEIDGTGKLPADGEFDGSGVWIPLATATAKGAVSHVDGMTADEVFVFTRLAGDKVGATKMDRPEDIQPNPVSGKVYVALTNNTNRGLTGYAAADEANPRNANKHGHILELTERWNRPESDKFAWSLFLVAGDPTDPATYFAGFPKDRVSPISCPDNVAFDPYGNLWISTDGNQLGSHDGLFGVATKGDRRGELKQFLTMPTGAETCGPVIQDRRVLVAVQHPGEITGATVENPASTWPDGPGKIVRPAVVAVWRKDGADIGV, via the coding sequence GTGCGTATACCGCTGCCGTTGATCAGTACGCCGTCGTCCGACGGACACCAGGGCGGCCGTTCCGCCATGACCTGCCTCTACCGGTGCGGCAACGCCTGTTTCCACGAGGTGCCCAACACCAGCGGCAACGAGTACGTCGGTGATGTCATCGCCGGCGCCCTCAGCCGCCGGTCCATGATGCGGACCGCCGCCGTCGTCACCGTGGCCGCCGCGGCCGGCGCGACCGTCGCCGCCGCCCCGCAGGCCCACGCCGCGACCGGCACGGCGCCGGCCACCTCGTACAAGCCGGGTCGCGGCAGCAAGGCGGCCCGCGGTCTGCGCTACACCCCCGTCGCCCCCAACACCACCGACGCCGTGACCGTCCCCGACGGCTATGCGCAGAACGTCGTCATCCGCTGGGGCGAGCCCATTCTGCGGGGCGCGCCCGCCTTCGATGCGGAGAAGCAGACGGCCGCCGCGCAGGCGGGCCAGTTCGGGTACAACAACGACTTCCTCGCCCTGCTCCCGCTCGACCACGGCAAGCAGCTCCTCGTCGCGAACCACGAGTACACCGACGAGGTTCTGATGTTCCGCGGGTACGACGCCGCGAACCCGACCCGTGAGCAGGTCGAGGTCGCCTGGGCCGCGCACGGGCTGTCGGCCGTCGTGGTGGAGGAGGACCGCAGGAGCGGGAAGCTCACCGCCGTGCCCCGGCATCCCCTCAACCGGCGCGTCACCGCCACCACCGAGTTCCGGCTCACCGGTCCCGCCGCCGGTTCGGACCTGCTGAAGACCTCCGCCGACCCGACCGGCACCAAGGTGCTGGGCACGCTCAACAACTGCTCCGGCGGCACCACCCCCTGGGGTACGACGCTGCACGGCGAGGAGAACTTCAACCAGTACTTCGCCAACAGCAGCAGCGCCACGGACAAGCGGTACGGCATCGGCACCGGGGCGAGCGAGCGCAAGTGGGAGCGGTTCGACAAGCGCTTCGATGTCGCCCAGGAGCCCAACGAGGTGCACCGCTTCGGCTACGTCGTCGAGTTCGACCCGTACGACCCGACGTCCACCCCGCGCAAGCACACGGCCCTCGGCCGCTTCAAGCACGAGGCCGCGACCGTCCGGCTGACCGCCGACGGCCGCCCGGTCGTCTACTCCGGCGACGACGAGCGCTTCGACTACTTCTACAAGTTCGTCGGCAGCAAGAAGATGAAGAAGGGCAGCGGCCGGGCCGTCCGCGAGCACAATCTCTCGCTGCTCGACGAGGGGACGCTGTACGTCGCCAAGCTCACCGGCGACTCCCCGGCCATCGAGATCGACGGCACCGGCAAGCTTCCGGCCGACGGCGAGTTCGACGGCAGCGGCGTGTGGATCCCGCTGGCCACCGCGACCGCCAAGGGCGCCGTCTCGCACGTGGACGGCATGACCGCCGACGAGGTCTTCGTCTTCACCCGCCTCGCCGGTGACAAGGTCGGCGCCACGAAGATGGACCGCCCCGAGGACATCCAGCCCAACCCGGTCTCCGGCAAGGTCTATGTCGCCCTCACCAACAACACCAACCGCGGTCTCACCGGCTACGCGGCGGCCGACGAGGCCAACCCGCGCAACGCCAACAAGCACGGGCACATCCTGGAGCTGACCGAGCGCTGGAACCGCCCGGAGAGCGACAAGTTCGCCTGGTCCCTGTTCCTGGTCGCGGGCGACCCGACCGACCCGGCCACCTACTTCGCCGGGTTCCCGAAGGACAGGGTCAGCCCGATCTCCTGCCCGGACAACGTGGCCTTCGACCCGTACGGCAACCTCTGGATCTCCACCGACGGCAACCAACTCGGCTCCCACGACGGCCTGTTCGGCGTCGCCACCAAGGGTGACCGGCGCGGTGAACTGAAGCAGTTCCTGACCATGCCGACCGGCGCGGAGACCTGCGGCCCGGTCATCCAGGACCGCCGCGTCCTGGTCGCCGTCCAGCACCCGGGCGAGATCACCGGCGCCACGGTGGAGAACCCGGCCAGCACCTGGCCCGACGGCCCGGGCAAGATCGTGCGCCCGGCGGTCGTCGCCGTGTGGCGCAAGGACGGCGCGGACATCGGCGTCTGA